One Streptococcus macedonicus ACA-DC 198 genomic region harbors:
- the ydeE gene encoding Transcriptional regulator, AraC family — protein MNEFSAIINYIEEHLEDNIDMKKIEQLARVSEYNFQKIFSVLSGLTLGDYIRKRRLSKSLYDLRETDEKIIDIAFKYGYSSSESYSRSFQQLFNISPSKARKEQHELTIFPKLSIRVQIKGGIQMNYLITNKPEMMITGIKESYPNITVGQASIPKFWDRFNESDLFNQVINEKSEHSPNTILGICLPREGEAYDYFIGVYTDEKTTADKLETITLPASDWAVFKAVGKVPEAIHQTYQDIYKSFFPSTTYTQKKAPDFESYPLDLNPMSENHITEIWIPIHKNN, from the coding sequence ATGAATGAATTTTCTGCTATTATTAATTACATTGAGGAACACTTAGAAGATAACATCGATATGAAAAAAATAGAGCAACTTGCTAGAGTTTCTGAGTATAATTTTCAAAAGATTTTTTCAGTTCTTTCTGGTTTAACTTTAGGTGATTATATCAGAAAAAGACGTCTCTCTAAATCACTATATGATTTAAGAGAAACCGATGAAAAAATAATCGATATTGCTTTTAAATATGGTTACAGTTCATCAGAAAGTTATAGCAGAAGCTTTCAACAACTTTTCAATATCTCTCCTTCTAAGGCACGTAAAGAACAACATGAGTTAACTATTTTCCCTAAGTTGTCTATTCGTGTCCAAATAAAAGGAGGCATTCAAATGAATTATTTAATTACAAACAAACCAGAAATGATGATCACGGGTATTAAAGAAAGTTATCCTAATATCACAGTCGGACAAGCTAGCATTCCTAAGTTTTGGGATAGATTTAATGAATCTGATTTATTTAATCAAGTAATTAATGAAAAATCAGAGCACTCACCTAATACTATTTTAGGTATTTGTTTACCTCGAGAAGGTGAGGCGTATGATTATTTTATTGGAGTCTACACTGATGAAAAAACAACTGCTGATAAGCTAGAAACAATTACACTTCCTGCTTCTGACTGGGCAGTATTTAAAGCTGTCGGTAAAGTCCCTGAAGCTATTCATCAAACGTATCAAGATATTTATAAATCTTTCTTTCCAAGTACCACTTACACTCAAAAAAAGGCTCCGGATTTTGAATCTTACCCACTTGATCTTAACCCAATGTCAGAAAATCATATAACAGAAATTTGGATTCCTATTCATAAGAATAATTAA
- the orfX gene encoding OrfX, with amino-acid sequence MSEDLKTIKELADEFNVSKQAVRKRLTEEFRANHVETVTSNGVKTLVVTYTGYMLLKQHFTTSNATGNDKVTDTSNPTTGDLSVVKILEQQLFVKDKQLENKDSQISQMQNLLDQQQRLALQDKKLLEEYKAENDSLKALKMPSQETEFKHLDNQYKDEVNALKEKLENLQEQLKEKDQELAQEKSKKWYQFWK; translated from the coding sequence ATGAGTGAAGATTTAAAAACCATAAAAGAACTTGCAGACGAATTTAACGTATCGAAACAAGCTGTCAGGAAAAGATTAACCGAAGAATTTAGAGCAAACCATGTGGAAACCGTTACTAGTAACGGAGTGAAAACTTTAGTAGTAACCTATACTGGATATATGTTGTTAAAACAACACTTTACCACTAGTAACGCAACTGGTAACGACAAGGTAACCGATACTAGTAACCCCACAACTGGTGATTTATCTGTAGTTAAAATACTAGAACAACAGTTATTTGTTAAAGATAAGCAACTAGAAAATAAAGATAGCCAAATATCGCAAATGCAAAATCTCTTAGACCAACAACAACGCCTAGCTTTGCAGGATAAAAAGCTACTGGAAGAATACAAGGCGGAAAATGACAGTCTAAAAGCCCTCAAAATGCCCTCACAGGAAACAGAATTCAAACACTTAGACAATCAATATAAAGATGAAGTGAACGCTCTTAAAGAGAAGTTGGAAAATTTGCAGGAACAGCTGAAAGAAAAAGACCAAGAATTAGCACAAGAAAAATCTAAAAAATGGTATCAATTTTGGAAATAG